In Thermoplasmata archaeon, the DNA window GGCCGGCGATCGTCGCGAGCGTCCGCGCGGTCGTGCTCAACTCCGCCGGCGCGATCCCCTCGGTCGCCTCGGCCAGCGCCCGCCCGATCTCTCGCCAGACCGCCGACTCGGCCCGGCGCCCCGCCGCCGTGGGGGCGAGCTCGACGATCCGACGGTCGGTCGCCGAGCGGCGTCGCCAGATCAGTCCCGCCGCTTCGAGCCCGTCCACCGTCGCGCACGCCGTGGGTCCGCTCACCGACAGGTGGCGCGCGACGCGCGTCAGCGACGGCGCCTCGAGGTTCGAGATGAGATGGAGCGCCCAGAACCGGCCCATCGTGAGGCCCTGCTCCTCGAGCTTGGGCTGCAGGTCGTGGAGGACGCCTCGCATCAGCGCATGGATCGAGTCCGCGATCGCGGGCTCGGGGAGGGCGCGGACCGGCGGGGTGAGTCGGGCCATGGCAGCCATTCGGACTCCTATTGATTCGTAACTCTAATCATTCGATTATATAACGACACGGGGCCTAGGCGAGCGCGTAGCGCGCGAGCTCGGCCAGGTCGCGGAGCGAGAGCGGGCCACCGCTGGGCCCCCCGGTCGCCCAGGTCGCCCGGATCGCCCCCCCGGGGAAGCCGGGGGCCGCGCTCGCCTCGATCGGCTCGAGCAAGCGCGGCGGTCCCCGTGCGTCGGATTCGAGGAGCAGCACGAGTGCCCCCACCGGCCCCGAGTCGACCGTGATCGCGACCGACCGGCCCCGGCCGCGCGTCTCGACGCGCGCCTCCTCGTCGTGGAGGTGGGCGATGCGGGCCCGCGGGCGCGAGGCCGGCCCCGGCGCCCGGCGGCGCGAGGCGCCGGGCGCCTCGCGCCAGGCGATCTTCGCGGCGGCCGCCCGGAACCGCGAGACGAGGGGGGCCTCGAGCCCATCGGGCCCCGCGGCTGGGCTCATGCGGCGAAGTGCCCCCTCCAGAGTCGGCAGTCCGGCCGGACCGAGCACGGCCCGCAGACCGCGAGGTCGCGCTCCTTCGGGCAATCGCCCGAGATGCCCGTGTGGCACAGGACGAAGTCGTACCGGACCGGGTCGAGGGGGTCGATGCGGCGTAGCGCCTCCGTGACCTCCTCGACGGTGCGCCAGTTCCGCGTCCGGCGCGCGGTGAGGCCGAGGTGATAGGCGATCCAGTGGACGTGCTGGTCGAGCGGGATCCTCAGCTCGCCGGTCGGGACCCGTCGCCAGATCCCGAGGTCCGGGTAGCGCTCCCGCACCATCCAGCGCACGAACAACGTGAGGCGCTTGCAGGCGCTGGCGCTCGGGTCGAACGGGCTCGGGAAGAGGGCCCGGTAGCCGCGCGGCGCGGGCGACCGCCCGGCCGATCCGTCGCCCCGCAGGGTGCCGGCGAGACCGGCGAGGCCGCCGGAAAATCCGCCGGTCGCCCATCCGGCGAGGAACGCGTCCTCGAGCGACGCATGCTGCCGGTAGTAGTCCGTGAGCACCCGGAAGAGGTGGTCGAGCTGGTCGCCACGGATCCAGCGGTGACGGAACCCCTGCAGCCGTCGCGCGCGCTCCCGCGCCGTCGCCGGGTCCACCCAGGAGGCGAGGTCGCCCTCCGCGAGCGCCGCGATCCGCGTGATCGCCCCGCGGATCGCGGTGGTGTTCCCGATCGCGAGCGTGGCGCCCACGATCCCCGCGATCTCCGCTCGGCGCGGACCCCGGGCGAGCGGGCGGATCGCGGAGATCGGATCCTCCGCGAGCGAGCGGTCGAATGGGAAGCGCCCGTAGAGCTGCTCGAGGTGTTGCGGCAGCTCGGGCGACGGGCGATGGACCCGCATCGGCGCGAGCGACCGCTGCCGCGGATTTACGCTTGCCCGACGGCCGTCCCGACCTCGGCTAACTAGCCCGGAGGCGTACCTCGGGCGTGCGCGAGGGCGAGATCGAGCTCCGGCCGACGGTCGACCGCTCGTGGCTCGAGCGCGCGGCGCGAGTCGACCCCATCGCCCACGCGCTCGCGCTGTGGGACCTCGATCGGCATCCGGAGCGCGTGCGGTTCGTCTCCGCGATCGGTCCCGACGGCCCGGTCGGTTACCTGTTGATCTGGCTCGGGCATCCCGTCGCCCCGATCGTGCACTGGGTCGGCGCTCGCGGGGCGGCCGGTCCGCTCGCGGACGCCCTCCCCCCGCGGCCGCTGGTCGCCATCACGCCGGTCGATGTCGTCGGCGCGGTGGAGAGGGTGCGGGGTCCCGCGAGCGTCCGGCCGCTGCTCGTGCTCGCCGCGCCCCCCAGCGGGCCCGAAGATGCCGTGGAGGCTTCGAACGAGGTGCGCCGGCTGGGAACCGCGGACCGACTCCCGCTCGACGGGTTCGTCCGGGCCCACCGGGATCCCGAGACCGCGGAGTACCCCGGACTCGATCCCGAGCGCGAGACGATGTGGGGGTTCTTCGAAGGAGGCGAGCTGCTCGGGGTGGCGCGCGCCGCGGTCCGCGGCGAAACGGTCTGGCTGATCGGAGGGGTCTACGTCGCCCCGGCCGCCCGCGGTCGCGGCATCGCGAGCGCGCTCGTCCACGCCGCGGTCGCGGCCGGGCGGAAGGACGGAGCGACCCTGGCGCTGTACGTCCGGGAGGACCGGGCGGGAGCACGCCGCCTCTACGAGCGCGCGGG includes these proteins:
- a CDS encoding GNAT family N-acetyltransferase, with translation MREGEIELRPTVDRSWLERAARVDPIAHALALWDLDRHPERVRFVSAIGPDGPVGYLLIWLGHPVAPIVHWVGARGAAGPLADALPPRPLVAITPVDVVGAVERVRGPASVRPLLVLAAPPSGPEDAVEASNEVRRLGTADRLPLDGFVRAHRDPETAEYPGLDPERETMWGFFEGGELLGVARAAVRGETVWLIGGVYVAPAARGRGIASALVHAAVAAGRKDGATLALYVREDRAGARRLYERAGFRPHGRRQWIDAGAGLDP
- a CDS encoding DUF2400 domain-containing protein, which codes for MRVHRPSPELPQHLEQLYGRFPFDRSLAEDPISAIRPLARGPRRAEIAGIVGATLAIGNTTAIRGAITRIAALAEGDLASWVDPATARERARRLQGFRHRWIRGDQLDHLFRVLTDYYRQHASLEDAFLAGWATGGFSGGLAGLAGTLRGDGSAGRSPAPRGYRALFPSPFDPSASACKRLTLFVRWMVRERYPDLGIWRRVPTGELRIPLDQHVHWIAYHLGLTARRTRNWRTVEEVTEALRRIDPLDPVRYDFVLCHTGISGDCPKERDLAVCGPCSVRPDCRLWRGHFAA
- a CDS encoding MarR family transcriptional regulator codes for the protein MAAMARLTPPVRALPEPAIADSIHALMRGVLHDLQPKLEEQGLTMGRFWALHLISNLEAPSLTRVARHLSVSGPTACATVDGLEAAGLIWRRRSATDRRIVELAPTAAGRRAESAVWREIGRALAEATEGIAPAELSTTARTLATIAGRLGRTGPETIGRGRRA